A window from Leptothermofonsia sichuanensis E412 encodes these proteins:
- a CDS encoding PAS domain-containing protein, producing the protein MIDDAVIATNLVGQITFWNHNAERLYWCKAEAVIGQDIYGN; encoded by the coding sequence ATGATTGATGATGCGGTAATTGCAACCAACCTGGTGGGTCAAATTACCTTCTGGAATCACAATGCAGAGCGACTCTATTGGTGCAAAGCCGAAGCGGTAATTGGACAGGATATTTATGGTAACTGA
- a CDS encoding L-threonylcarbamoyladenylate synthase, whose amino-acid sequence MTQVSLDELVTRLRSGECLISFPTDTVPALAARPDQAALIFEAKQRSLDKPLILMAATIADLWTYVTGSAEERRIWQQVADHYLPGALTLVLPASDRVPAGMNPKDPSTIGVRVPDRAVAHAILSRTGPLATTSANRSGQSPLLTMEEIEQQFPQVLTLSNAELETLEGLQSVSPGISSGVPSTVIQWTGAGWKLLRQGAVKMETITGNLGTTIQ is encoded by the coding sequence ATGACTCAGGTTTCTCTAGATGAATTAGTAACCAGGCTCCGCTCTGGCGAGTGTCTGATTAGCTTTCCGACAGATACGGTGCCTGCCCTGGCAGCTCGTCCTGACCAGGCGGCGTTGATTTTTGAGGCAAAGCAGCGCAGTTTGGATAAGCCCCTGATTTTAATGGCAGCAACAATCGCCGATCTCTGGACCTACGTCACTGGCAGTGCTGAAGAACGGCGTATCTGGCAACAGGTGGCTGACCATTATCTACCTGGAGCACTGACCCTGGTTTTGCCTGCCAGCGATCGCGTCCCCGCAGGGATGAATCCGAAAGATCCCAGTACAATCGGAGTGCGAGTCCCAGATCGGGCGGTTGCCCACGCCATCCTGAGTCGCACGGGGCCTCTGGCAACCACCAGTGCCAATCGGTCTGGCCAATCTCCCCTGTTAACGATGGAGGAAATTGAGCAGCAGTTTCCCCAGGTTCTGACCCTGTCCAATGCTGAACTGGAAACCCTGGAAGGTTTGCAATCTGTCAGCCCGGGCATAAGTTCCGGGGTACCGTCAACCGTCATCCAGTGGACGGGCGCAGGTTGGAAACTCTTACGGCAGGGAGCCGTGAAAATGGAGACTATAACCGGGAATTTGGGTACAACAATTCAGTAG
- a CDS encoding serine/threonine-protein kinase: protein MDRSIADLSKYRSDALDQTNLGRLCGSKHRFRDRYDILKTLGRGGFGITFLARDGALPGHPFCVIKQLCPKVSDPTALQQARKRFEQEARTLSKLGSHAQIPRLLDYFEEEGEFYLIQEYVRGSTLTRDVKRSGPFSEMAVKRFLLEFLPLLQYVHDNHVIHRDIKPPNIIRCKDDGRLVLIDFGAVKEKIAQVTDSCSVRHSSTQFVGTIGFSPPEQLASRPVYASDIYALGVTCLYLLSGKPPVEFDYEFLTGEIRWQDHISVSEHFGNVLTKMLRVAPRDRYQSPKEIMRVLELEPYLDNLVYCMNINPKPFPREHGVAEDYIPPMMRTAMAIRDWRAKLKARRIRGDRFYPQMTCSSSGSLR, encoded by the coding sequence ATGGATCGTTCAATAGCAGATTTGTCTAAGTATCGCTCTGATGCCCTGGATCAGACCAATCTGGGGCGGCTATGCGGCTCCAAACATCGATTTCGAGATCGCTACGACATTCTTAAAACCCTCGGTAGAGGTGGTTTTGGCATCACCTTCCTGGCAAGAGACGGGGCACTGCCAGGACACCCCTTTTGTGTGATTAAGCAGCTATGCCCAAAAGTCAGCGATCCGACGGCCCTTCAGCAAGCCCGTAAACGATTTGAGCAGGAAGCCCGAACACTGAGTAAACTGGGGAGCCATGCCCAAATTCCTCGCCTGCTGGATTATTTTGAGGAAGAAGGGGAATTTTACCTGATTCAGGAATATGTGCGGGGCAGCACCCTGACTAGGGATGTGAAACGTTCAGGTCCCTTCTCTGAAATGGCCGTTAAACGATTTTTGCTGGAGTTTTTGCCTCTTTTACAATACGTCCACGACAATCATGTCATCCATCGGGATATTAAACCGCCAAATATTATTCGCTGTAAAGATGACGGCAGGTTAGTGCTGATTGACTTTGGTGCAGTCAAGGAAAAGATCGCTCAAGTCACGGACTCTTGTAGTGTGCGTCATTCCAGTACTCAGTTTGTAGGCACAATTGGGTTTTCTCCCCCAGAACAATTAGCCTCTCGCCCTGTCTACGCCAGTGATATCTATGCATTGGGGGTAACTTGCCTCTATCTCCTGTCAGGTAAACCGCCGGTTGAGTTTGACTATGAATTTCTGACCGGAGAAATTCGCTGGCAGGATCATATTTCAGTCAGTGAACACTTCGGCAATGTGCTGACCAAGATGCTGCGGGTGGCTCCCCGCGATCGCTACCAATCCCCCAAAGAAATCATGCGCGTCCTGGAACTGGAGCCATACCTCGACAATCTGGTTTACTGCATGAACATTAACCCCAAACCATTTCCCCGTGAGCATGGAGTTGCCGAGGATTACATCCCCCCCATGATGCGCACAGCGATGGCCATTCGAGACTGGCGGGCAAAATTGAAGGCTCGCCGGATCAGGGGCGATCGCTTTTATCCCCAAATGACCTGTAGCAGTTCAGGCAGTCTGAGGTGA
- a CDS encoding phospholipid carrier-dependent glycosyltransferase, whose amino-acid sequence MTGCNRRLWVRGLKVLGIIWLLGAIADRLWFALDRAIPHWDQADYLTGALNYWQALQTAQWFNAEWWTELWQLSSKIPPLVYISAAPFLSLFGPGFDQTTLVNLVYSAVMLASVYTLGVSLFSVSVGLWAAGLCVLMPGLYRVRLDFLLDHPLAAAVTLCFACLTLWRQRAFEHSSYRYPVTGSGHRVIADQVVADQAEATVSSPESGYWLSSIGKWKKLISSPRFHLPRSTLLNWLLAAAFGLAFGVALMVKQPAIMFLLVPIVWVAVETLWQRNWGRLAQLTLAFGLSLLVFGPWYRTNWLLMLSASKRATIDSAIAEGDPPLTSLDAWTYYLKLLPSLVSLPLLLVGLMGLLFFWRRSRVSSQWADAMDYAPKSKDYRQQTYAVSRRSLNWLLVFVVGGYLLSCLNMNKDTRYLVPALPVVGVILSYGLTLLPKHWKPLQWGTVGLATVLMVYHLFPFQLNAGLQNRLAYYPAYLGETYPHEEVIAEVIQTEPYLRSTIGVLPSTPEVNQHNVNYYGNLRNFQVYGRQVGTRVQHVQRDGRSLSWFMTKTGDQGSIRKPEAQAAIVQFVEQSGGFTLHKTWKLPDSSTLRLFRRRVPPVEVIPAGDNAALPEMRGLSSATPKIALEQVIVPAQVPAGTPVPVTYRWSGEWETLRTGLVLLTWRRQANAPGNPPNAPTRWLHDHAIGMGSLHPAPPSMVSLDSTHRNPYQVIERLAMLPPANAAPGIYTLEATYLNRLTGETAAIAFPAINLRVNPTAPSVPAPELDLNTQLRSLAGALPEGVEALDKIFDEIGRINQYDPVQDYVDQTRQAMEYRLTQEPENLECAYTLALAHVLKQRVESAIATLQQVVQLDAQNPIAYAYLAFVNLYDFRPKAAQEALTTALQLNPNLPELYALNGVAALMRGHLVQAWQSVQKYQEMMQDGG is encoded by the coding sequence GTGACTGGTTGCAATCGACGACTGTGGGTACGGGGACTGAAGGTCCTGGGGATCATCTGGCTGCTGGGGGCGATCGCCGATCGCCTCTGGTTTGCCCTGGATCGTGCCATTCCCCACTGGGATCAGGCAGATTACCTGACTGGCGCACTCAACTACTGGCAGGCGCTTCAAACGGCTCAGTGGTTCAATGCTGAATGGTGGACTGAGTTATGGCAGCTTTCTTCCAAGATTCCACCCCTTGTTTACATCTCGGCTGCCCCCTTTCTGAGCCTGTTTGGTCCAGGGTTTGACCAGACCACGCTGGTGAATCTGGTTTACAGCGCAGTCATGCTCGCTTCCGTCTATACCCTGGGCGTGTCTCTGTTTTCTGTGTCCGTAGGTCTGTGGGCAGCCGGGCTGTGTGTCTTGATGCCAGGACTGTATCGCGTTCGCCTGGATTTTTTGCTGGATCATCCCCTGGCAGCAGCAGTGACCCTGTGTTTTGCCTGCCTGACCCTGTGGCGACAGAGGGCATTTGAGCATTCGTCCTACAGGTATCCAGTCACAGGGAGTGGGCACCGGGTTATCGCTGATCAAGTGGTCGCTGATCAGGCGGAGGCAACGGTTTCCTCACCTGAATCAGGGTACTGGCTATCGAGTATCGGGAAGTGGAAAAAGCTGATCTCTTCCCCTCGGTTCCATCTGCCCCGTTCTACCCTCCTTAACTGGCTGCTTGCGGCTGCCTTTGGGCTGGCTTTTGGGGTCGCACTGATGGTGAAACAGCCTGCCATCATGTTTCTGCTAGTGCCAATTGTCTGGGTCGCAGTGGAGACACTCTGGCAGAGGAACTGGGGGCGATTGGCTCAACTGACGCTGGCATTTGGCCTGTCTCTGCTGGTATTCGGTCCCTGGTATCGCACCAACTGGCTGTTAATGCTATCTGCCAGTAAGCGAGCAACGATTGACTCTGCGATCGCTGAAGGCGACCCCCCTTTGACCTCACTGGATGCCTGGACCTATTACCTGAAACTTCTCCCCAGCCTGGTTTCTTTACCATTACTGCTGGTCGGGTTGATGGGGTTACTGTTCTTCTGGCGGCGATCGCGGGTAAGCAGCCAGTGGGCAGACGCTATGGATTATGCGCCCAAGTCCAAAGATTACCGTCAACAGACCTATGCTGTTTCCAGACGATCGCTGAACTGGTTGCTGGTTTTCGTTGTGGGGGGATACCTGTTGTCCTGCCTCAATATGAATAAGGATACTCGTTACCTGGTGCCTGCCCTACCTGTAGTGGGGGTCATCCTGTCCTATGGCCTGACGTTGCTGCCCAAACACTGGAAGCCCCTTCAATGGGGGACAGTGGGTCTGGCGACCGTGTTGATGGTCTACCATTTATTTCCTTTCCAGCTCAATGCTGGTTTACAGAATCGACTGGCTTATTACCCGGCTTATTTGGGCGAAACCTATCCCCATGAAGAGGTGATCGCAGAAGTAATACAGACGGAGCCTTACCTGCGCTCTACGATTGGGGTGTTGCCTTCAACGCCAGAGGTCAATCAACACAACGTCAATTACTATGGCAATTTGAGGAATTTTCAAGTCTATGGACGACAGGTGGGCACCCGGGTGCAGCATGTGCAGCGGGATGGGCGATCGCTCTCCTGGTTTATGACCAAAACCGGAGATCAGGGTTCCATTCGCAAACCTGAAGCACAGGCAGCGATCGTTCAGTTTGTCGAGCAGAGTGGCGGGTTTACCCTGCACAAGACCTGGAAATTACCAGACAGCAGCACCCTCAGGCTGTTTCGCCGTCGAGTGCCACCCGTTGAAGTGATTCCCGCAGGAGATAACGCGGCTCTCCCAGAAATGCGTGGACTGTCGAGTGCGACTCCAAAGATTGCCCTGGAACAGGTGATTGTTCCAGCACAGGTGCCAGCCGGAACACCAGTTCCAGTAACCTATCGCTGGTCTGGAGAGTGGGAGACATTGCGAACTGGACTGGTGTTGTTGACCTGGCGGAGACAGGCAAATGCCCCAGGGAATCCCCCGAATGCTCCTACCCGCTGGCTCCATGACCATGCCATCGGGATGGGGTCCCTCCATCCCGCGCCCCCCTCAATGGTGAGTCTGGATTCGACCCATAGGAATCCCTATCAGGTGATTGAACGCCTGGCCATGTTGCCGCCTGCCAATGCAGCCCCCGGAATTTACACCCTGGAGGCAACCTATTTGAATCGGTTGACGGGAGAAACCGCCGCGATCGCCTTTCCTGCCATCAATCTGCGGGTGAATCCCACTGCCCCATCTGTCCCAGCCCCAGAACTTGACCTGAACACCCAACTGCGATCCCTGGCTGGTGCGTTGCCAGAAGGGGTTGAAGCTCTGGACAAAATCTTTGATGAAATCGGACGCATCAACCAGTACGATCCTGTTCAGGATTACGTTGACCAGACCCGGCAGGCAATGGAGTATCGCCTGACCCAGGAACCTGAAAACCTGGAATGTGCCTATACCCTGGCACTGGCCCATGTACTGAAGCAGCGCGTAGAATCGGCGATCGCCACCCTGCAACAGGTCGTTCAACTGGATGCCCAAAACCCCATTGCCTATGCCTACCTTGCCTTTGTCAATCTTTATGATTTTCGCCCCAAAGCTGCCCAGGAGGCACTTACCACCGCCCTCCAGCTCAACCCGAATCTGCCAGAACTCTACGCGCTCAACGGAGTTGCAGCCCTGATGCGCGGTCATCTGGTTCAGGCATGGCAGTCTGTTCAGAAGTATCAGGAAATGATGCAGGATGGGGGATGA
- a CDS encoding GNAT family N-acetyltransferase: MSELMIRLAERPAEFPVVYKIRYRVFQVEQGIDPSLEFDDQEDASEHVLAYLDGKPVGTARFRLLDAQTAKVERMAVLSEARGLGIGRKLMEKVLELLAVAQVSVVLLHAQVPVKGFYEKMGFMPEGEEFEEAGISHVKMRKLLK; this comes from the coding sequence ATGAGCGAGCTAATGATTCGACTTGCAGAACGTCCGGCAGAGTTTCCAGTTGTCTATAAAATTCGCTATCGAGTGTTTCAGGTTGAGCAGGGTATTGATCCATCTCTAGAATTTGACGATCAGGAAGATGCTTCTGAACATGTTCTGGCCTACCTGGATGGGAAACCTGTCGGGACTGCCAGGTTCCGCCTGCTGGATGCCCAGACCGCTAAGGTAGAGCGCATGGCAGTGCTGTCGGAAGCCAGGGGACTGGGAATTGGCAGGAAGTTGATGGAGAAAGTGCTGGAGTTGCTGGCAGTGGCTCAGGTGTCTGTGGTACTGCTCCATGCCCAGGTGCCGGTTAAAGGCTTCTACGAAAAAATGGGATTTATGCCAGAGGGGGAAGAATTTGAAGAAGCAGGCATTTCCCATGTCAAGATGAGAAAGCTGTTGAAATAA
- the apcD gene encoding allophycocyanin subunit alpha-B, translating to MSVISQVILLADDELRYPTSGELQGLTEFFKTGEQRTRIAATLSENEKKIVQEASKELWKKRPDFIAPGGNAYGDKQRALCLRDYGWYLRLVTYGVLSGSKEPVESIGIVGAREMYNALGVPVPGMAEAIRCLKAASLALLSAEDAAEASPYFDYIIQAMS from the coding sequence ATGAGTGTAATTAGTCAAGTCATTCTTCTAGCTGACGACGAACTGCGCTATCCAACCTCCGGCGAACTTCAAGGACTGACAGAGTTTTTTAAAACAGGTGAACAGCGAACCCGCATTGCGGCGACGCTTTCCGAAAATGAGAAAAAGATTGTACAAGAAGCCAGCAAGGAACTTTGGAAGAAGCGCCCTGATTTCATTGCTCCCGGTGGCAATGCCTATGGGGATAAACAGCGTGCCCTTTGCCTGCGTGACTATGGCTGGTACTTACGCCTGGTCACCTATGGAGTTCTCTCTGGCAGCAAAGAGCCTGTTGAATCCATTGGGATTGTCGGTGCCCGCGAAATGTACAACGCCCTTGGTGTACCAGTTCCTGGTATGGCAGAGGCAATTCGCTGCCTGAAAGCTGCATCCCTCGCTCTTCTCTCAGCGGAAGATGCGGCAGAAGCCTCCCCCTATTTCGACTACATTATTCAGGCTATGTCTTGA
- a CDS encoding sensor histidine kinase: MNWINLVWLGVGFGTGVICDRLWRQPSKPPRLRLTASPESNSAGLEQVRQLELAYQMATEMSQFKGGYLVRISHELRSPLNGLIGILQLILAGLCDSPEEEREFLVQANTSARTMVGVLDSVLNAARIQQGTIPLTIQPIQLAAIFQEVHSLTQLQAKDRNIRLHLVPPDQDLYVQVDLPQFRQILLHLLDSAILRLPSEGIIVSASLSTEGKTIHIWINDHCPLADRSEPVNLLQPDMPTNSVLPSPGLNLLIAQTLLQSMQGRLEVVPLSTTLPESAEAGSGEVFTQIQISIPGYRQIPD, from the coding sequence ATGAACTGGATAAATCTGGTGTGGCTGGGAGTGGGGTTTGGGACGGGGGTGATCTGCGATCGCCTGTGGCGACAACCGTCAAAGCCCCCCAGACTCAGACTCACAGCCTCACCAGAAAGCAATTCTGCCGGGCTGGAGCAGGTCAGACAACTGGAACTGGCTTACCAGATGGCAACTGAAATGAGCCAGTTTAAGGGTGGCTACCTGGTAAGGATTTCCCACGAACTGCGATCGCCCCTGAATGGACTGATTGGAATCCTGCAACTGATTCTGGCGGGTTTATGTGACAGCCCAGAAGAAGAGCGCGAATTTCTTGTCCAGGCCAATACTTCCGCTAGGACCATGGTTGGGGTGTTAGACAGTGTCCTGAATGCTGCCAGGATACAACAGGGTACCATACCGTTGACCATTCAACCGATTCAACTGGCAGCCATTTTTCAGGAGGTGCATAGCCTGACCCAGCTTCAGGCAAAGGATCGGAACATCAGACTGCACCTGGTGCCGCCGGATCAAGACCTTTACGTGCAGGTTGATTTGCCCCAATTCCGTCAAATTTTGTTGCACCTGCTTGATTCTGCAATTTTGCGTCTGCCATCAGAGGGCATTATCGTTTCTGCCAGTCTGTCCACTGAAGGAAAAACCATTCATATCTGGATTAATGACCACTGCCCCCTGGCAGACCGCAGTGAGCCTGTCAACCTGCTGCAACCGGACATGCCGACCAATTCAGTCTTGCCGTCACCGGGGTTAAATCTGTTGATTGCCCAAACTTTGTTGCAATCCATGCAGGGGCGGTTAGAAGTGGTACCCCTGAGTACCACCCTCCCAGAGTCTGCGGAGGCTGGCAGCGGAGAGGTTTTCACTCAGATTCAAATCTCTATTCCGGGTTATCGGCAGATACCCGATTGA
- a CDS encoding GAF domain-containing protein: MVTEQDIYSVLMGKQQTTDLTTTNTGSPSDSGKRQQAEAAIAQRECYLSALVEVQRRLLAAETEQEIYSTVLEPLGQVGRASRIYVFTNSWDETGQLLMSQRAEWCAEGIHPEIDNPVLQSLPYKEYFPRWVDVLSRGELISGPVADFPESERQILEPRNILSILILPLLVQGQFFGFIGLDNCTEACVWEPSEVTLLKAVATALSLALERKQSAEALRQSESRYRAIIEDQTEMICRFLPGGILTFVNDAYCHHHHLTREDLIGCSFLTLVPPEEREKIQQQIDRLNPQNPVVTYDNRYRNPNGEIRWMQWTDRMLFDEQGQFVEYQSTGRDITEHKRAEMQLQQQVERDRLLGAIALSIHQSLDLNEILNLTVVEVRQFLQTDRVLIYRFDEACSGVLVADSVVEEWTLEHAMDFHQVWYRDSQAVYERGLTAIVYDIDQEGLPDDYLRFMQRLKVKAKLVVPISQGNQIWGVLAVHQCSACRYWQSFEVEFLEQLATQVAIAIQQAQLFSQVQQQAQREKLLNQISHALNSSLDPEHILQEIVRRTGQCFAVDRVLIYTINEQVQVCHEWRANEQLPTLMHFSVPVSEFPDLLNPEADFYRLGMFHAPDYRQCIQTKTRRMMIEEMHVKSLLSVPIFIREQLFGMVTLHSVAQSRTFTDDEIQLLKRIADQAAIALYNAQNYERLEQLVKERTRELEQEKLISEAANRAKSEFLATMSHELRTPLNAILGLSQLLQRQIFGPLSPKQLEYIEHIHGSGEHLLLLINDILDLAKVEAGKEVIVPTVISVSNLCNYCLSLVREQACERSLQLGSRIDPAAKTCFADERRLKQILLNLLSNAIKFTPAGKVSLIVEKQSEGITFTVADTGIGIPADKLSLLFHPFSQLDSQLNRQYAGTGLGLALSRNLARLHGGDITVKSVEGEGSQFMLYLPDAPPASPPSSVYPNHGGQFNFMTRPMSKVRRIFIVEDDDLSATLLQDYLRATGHQVERLSDGIHFLKRVQLFQPDLVLLDVQLSSDCTGLDLLVQLRSEPSLDRIPVVMVTAMAMAGDREKFIAAGASDYLSKPVDIKQLEMILIKYL; the protein is encoded by the coding sequence ATGGTAACTGAACAGGATATTTATTCAGTACTGATGGGGAAGCAACAAACAACCGACCTGACAACCACCAACACAGGTTCGCCATCAGACAGTGGGAAACGGCAACAGGCTGAAGCGGCGATCGCCCAGCGAGAGTGTTACCTGTCTGCCCTGGTTGAAGTGCAGCGTCGGTTATTGGCGGCTGAGACTGAACAGGAAATTTACTCCACCGTTTTGGAGCCGTTGGGACAGGTTGGACGGGCAAGCCGGATTTATGTGTTTACAAATAGTTGGGATGAAACAGGGCAGTTACTCATGAGTCAGCGTGCCGAATGGTGTGCGGAGGGAATTCATCCCGAAATTGACAATCCTGTGCTGCAATCCCTGCCCTACAAGGAGTACTTCCCCCGATGGGTAGACGTCCTTTCTCGGGGTGAACTGATTTCTGGTCCGGTTGCCGATTTTCCAGAATCGGAGCGCCAGATTTTAGAACCGCGAAATATTCTCTCAATTCTGATTTTGCCGCTATTAGTTCAGGGTCAGTTTTTTGGGTTTATTGGGTTGGACAATTGTACAGAAGCCTGTGTCTGGGAGCCTTCAGAGGTGACCCTGCTGAAGGCGGTTGCCACAGCGCTTTCCCTTGCCTTAGAACGGAAGCAGTCCGCAGAGGCGTTGCGTCAGAGTGAATCGCGCTATCGGGCAATCATTGAAGACCAGACGGAAATGATCTGTCGATTTCTTCCCGGCGGCATTCTCACGTTTGTCAACGATGCCTACTGTCACCACCATCATCTAACCCGTGAAGACCTGATTGGGTGCAGTTTTCTGACCCTGGTGCCCCCAGAGGAACGGGAAAAAATCCAGCAGCAGATTGATCGGTTGAATCCTCAGAATCCCGTAGTGACCTATGACAATCGATATCGCAACCCGAATGGAGAGATACGCTGGATGCAGTGGACTGACCGGATGCTGTTCGATGAGCAGGGACAGTTTGTCGAGTACCAATCCACGGGACGGGACATCACGGAACACAAGCGGGCTGAAATGCAGCTTCAGCAGCAGGTAGAGCGCGATCGCCTGCTGGGAGCGATCGCCCTCAGTATTCACCAATCCCTTGATCTGAATGAAATCCTGAACCTGACGGTGGTTGAGGTCAGACAGTTTTTGCAGACCGATCGGGTTCTAATTTACCGTTTTGATGAGGCGTGTTCAGGAGTACTGGTCGCTGATTCTGTGGTAGAGGAATGGACGCTTGAGCACGCAATGGACTTTCACCAGGTCTGGTACCGGGACAGCCAGGCAGTCTATGAGCGGGGACTGACGGCGATCGTCTATGATATCGACCAGGAAGGACTGCCGGATGACTATCTACGCTTTATGCAACGGCTTAAGGTAAAAGCCAAACTGGTGGTCCCCATTTCCCAGGGAAACCAGATCTGGGGGGTGCTGGCCGTACATCAATGTTCGGCGTGCCGTTACTGGCAGTCGTTCGAAGTAGAGTTTTTAGAGCAACTGGCGACCCAGGTGGCGATCGCGATTCAGCAGGCACAGCTATTCAGTCAGGTGCAGCAGCAGGCACAACGAGAAAAACTGTTGAACCAGATTAGCCATGCCCTCAACTCCAGCCTTGACCCGGAACATATTCTGCAAGAAATTGTGCGGCGAACAGGGCAGTGTTTTGCGGTGGACCGGGTACTGATTTACACCATCAACGAGCAGGTGCAGGTCTGCCATGAGTGGCGGGCAAATGAACAATTGCCAACCCTGATGCACTTCTCGGTACCCGTGAGTGAGTTTCCCGATCTGCTCAACCCGGAGGCAGACTTTTACCGGTTGGGCATGTTTCATGCTCCCGACTACCGCCAGTGTATCCAGACAAAAACCCGGCGGATGATGATCGAAGAGATGCATGTGAAATCTCTGCTTTCGGTCCCTATCTTTATCCGAGAGCAGCTATTTGGGATGGTGACACTCCACTCCGTTGCCCAGAGCCGCACGTTCACCGATGACGAAATTCAACTCCTGAAGAGAATTGCAGATCAGGCAGCGATCGCCCTCTACAACGCTCAAAATTACGAGCGATTAGAACAACTGGTCAAAGAACGCACCCGGGAACTGGAACAAGAAAAACTGATTTCAGAAGCCGCAAATCGGGCAAAAAGTGAGTTTTTGGCCACCATGAGCCATGAACTACGCACGCCTCTCAACGCTATTTTAGGGTTATCCCAACTGTTGCAGCGCCAGATCTTTGGTCCCCTCAGCCCAAAACAGTTGGAGTACATTGAGCACATCCATGGGAGCGGCGAACACCTGTTGCTGCTGATCAACGATATTCTGGATCTGGCAAAGGTTGAAGCTGGGAAAGAGGTAATTGTTCCGACAGTTATTTCCGTTTCCAACCTCTGTAATTATTGTCTATCCCTGGTGCGGGAACAGGCATGTGAGCGCAGCCTGCAACTGGGCAGTCGCATTGATCCCGCGGCTAAGACCTGCTTTGCGGATGAACGACGCCTGAAGCAAATTTTGCTGAACCTGCTTTCTAACGCCATTAAATTCACCCCAGCGGGCAAGGTGTCCTTAATTGTAGAGAAACAATCTGAAGGCATCACCTTTACGGTGGCAGATACAGGGATTGGTATCCCTGCTGACAAGCTTTCCCTGCTGTTTCATCCCTTTTCCCAACTGGACAGTCAACTGAATCGCCAATATGCGGGTACTGGTCTGGGACTGGCTCTTTCCCGAAATCTAGCCCGCCTGCACGGGGGAGATATCACGGTTAAATCGGTCGAAGGGGAGGGCAGCCAGTTTATGCTCTATCTGCCCGATGCTCCTCCCGCTTCCCCTCCATCGTCTGTATATCCCAACCATGGTGGTCAGTTCAACTTCATGACCAGACCAATGTCAAAAGTTAGACGGATTTTCATAGTTGAAGATGATGATCTGAGTGCAACCCTGTTGCAGGACTATCTGCGGGCAACTGGACATCAGGTAGAACGTCTGTCAGACGGAATTCATTTCTTAAAGCGGGTTCAACTGTTTCAACCTGACTTAGTCTTGCTGGATGTGCAACTTTCCAGCGATTGTACGGGGTTAGATCTGCTGGTTCAACTGCGCAGTGAACCCTCGCTGGATCGCATTCCGGTCGTCATGGTGACTGCCATGGCAATGGCGGGGGATCGGGAAAAATTTATTGCGGCTGGTGCCAGTGACTATCTCAGTAAACCTGTTGATATCAAGCAGTTGGAAATGATACTGATAAAATACTTGTAA
- the ispF gene encoding 2-C-methyl-D-erythritol 2,4-cyclodiphosphate synthase translates to MAINIRIGNGYDIHRLVPERSLILGGVTIPHELGLLGHSDADVLTHAIMDAMLGALSLGDIGLHFPPSDPQWKGADSLNLLAQVNQLIQDKGWQVGNIDSVIVAERPKLKPHIPAMRDRLAAVLNLMPDQIGVKATTNEKLDATGREEGMAAYAVVLLHRQER, encoded by the coding sequence GTGGCAATCAATATTCGCATTGGCAATGGCTATGATATTCATCGTCTGGTTCCAGAGCGATCGCTGATCCTGGGCGGAGTGACCATTCCCCATGAGCTGGGGTTATTGGGCCATAGTGATGCTGATGTGCTGACCCACGCCATTATGGATGCTATGTTGGGAGCCTTGAGCCTGGGGGATATTGGGCTGCATTTTCCTCCCTCAGACCCCCAGTGGAAGGGGGCGGACAGTCTGAACCTGCTGGCTCAGGTGAACCAGTTAATCCAGGACAAGGGCTGGCAGGTGGGGAATATTGACTCGGTGATTGTGGCAGAACGTCCCAAATTAAAGCCCCACATTCCGGCAATGCGCGATCGGCTGGCAGCCGTACTCAATCTGATGCCTGACCAGATTGGTGTCAAAGCCACGACCAACGAAAAATTAGATGCAACGGGACGGGAAGAGGGGATGGCTGCCTATGCTGTTGTTCTGCTGCACAGGCAAGAACGCTGA